In Anaerolineales bacterium, the following proteins share a genomic window:
- a CDS encoding oligosaccharide flippase family protein: MKRFSKFFDAVRHHVLYRLVVQTMTYSFGTVIQRVLSLLLLPIYTRYLTPDDYGIVGLLTVTSLVLGTLTSLALTNGIGRYFYYPDQEKTSLESVVWSPVLFTLGFSLLVLIPLALLAGQLSIWIFGSAEYEYLILLTLTGVLVSNLSGIGQSILVFQERAMTVNILNLISIFVAVASGLYLVVVLQRGVTGLIESGLITSTVMALPTLGVSVFRYKPEFSTSILNKQLRFSLPLVAALGAFFILDSSDRYFLKLFLPLSDVGIYNIGYSFGLIIMIFVGGFSSAWPPYYHRNNQNGEGQTICNDVLRVYLLVLSACIVLLTVGAPLVLRLFTTPEFYAADSIVPWVSTAYMLKGPYIIFLMGVLIKNRTSWQLYLEFAAAAVNLGGNLFLIPLYGREAAAFITLISYGVLALGSYYMVQWINPIPAISKGFHSLTVVVLLLVTSIATISYRLQWNYVLTVIAVLGIYIAVMFPAGVREFRPLLIKWMPAGWFPTR, from the coding sequence ATGAAACGCTTTTCGAAATTTTTTGACGCTGTCCGCCATCACGTTCTTTATCGTCTGGTCGTGCAGACCATGACCTACAGTTTTGGAACGGTGATTCAGCGCGTGCTCAGCCTCCTGCTCCTGCCGATCTACACCCGGTATCTCACTCCCGATGATTATGGGATTGTAGGTTTGTTGACTGTTACGAGTCTTGTGCTGGGGACGCTCACATCGCTTGCGTTGACGAATGGGATCGGGCGTTATTTTTATTATCCCGATCAGGAAAAAACCAGCCTTGAATCGGTGGTATGGTCGCCCGTATTGTTCACCCTCGGATTTTCCCTGTTGGTCCTGATCCCGCTGGCGCTGCTGGCAGGCCAGTTGTCGATCTGGATTTTCGGATCAGCCGAATATGAATATTTGATCCTTCTGACCTTGACGGGTGTCCTGGTTTCCAATCTGTCTGGAATTGGGCAATCGATCCTGGTTTTTCAGGAACGTGCCATGACGGTCAACATCCTGAACCTGATCAGCATTTTTGTCGCTGTGGCTTCCGGGTTATATCTGGTGGTTGTCCTTCAACGCGGGGTGACAGGCTTGATCGAATCCGGGTTGATTACATCGACGGTGATGGCATTGCCCACCCTGGGCGTCAGCGTATTTCGCTATAAACCGGAATTTTCAACATCCATTTTGAACAAGCAGTTGCGCTTCAGCCTGCCGCTGGTGGCTGCCTTGGGCGCCTTCTTTATTCTGGACTCCTCGGATCGGTATTTTCTGAAACTGTTCCTGCCGCTCTCCGACGTGGGTATTTACAACATCGGATACAGTTTCGGACTGATTATCATGATCTTTGTGGGGGGGTTTTCCTCCGCTTGGCCCCCCTACTATCACAGGAACAACCAGAATGGCGAGGGACAGACGATCTGCAATGACGTATTGAGGGTCTACCTGCTCGTTCTCTCCGCCTGTATCGTCCTGCTCACAGTGGGGGCTCCCCTCGTGTTGCGGTTGTTTACTACACCGGAATTCTACGCAGCGGATTCCATCGTGCCCTGGGTGTCCACGGCATATATGTTGAAGGGCCCGTATATTATTTTTCTGATGGGCGTATTGATCAAGAACAGGACCTCCTGGCAGTTGTATCTGGAATTTGCCGCTGCGGCGGTTAACCTTGGCGGGAACCTGTTCCTCATTCCGCTGTATGGGCGGGAGGCTGCCGCATTCATCACCCTGATTTCCTATGGTGTTCTTGCATTGGGCTCATACTATATGGTGCAGTGGATCAACCCGATCCCGGCGATCTCCAAAGGGTTTCATTCGTTGACGGTTGTTGTCCTCCTGCTGGTTACTAGTATCGCCACAATTTCCTACCGCCTGCAATGGAACTACGTTCTGACCGTCATTGCTGTGCTGGGCATTTACATCGCCGTCATGTTTCCCGCCGGGGTCCGGGAATTCCGTCCGCTGCTGATCAAGTGGATGCCGGCTGGATGGTTTCCCACCCGGTAA
- a CDS encoding glycosyltransferase, whose product MRQDKNKKGRVLFVGHSYYNTWYLSRGLRELGWKADTLNIDTDETQLMYYHGQDYQFRARNISDLLRQFVFYLKAIFKYDIFHFSGAWNMVFVPDLYDVIRFFFPGLLKDNTWRWDVRLLKLLGKKIVYSNNGCLDGVLQSSFRTWGPEPVCDICPWQNRPEICSDERNRAWGRLRNSLADYQILLGGNRKDFNEASTVHEAPEFYCLDSRLWQADMLIPSNYRLSIPDDVVKIYHAVGEFESRTHAISNRNIKSTHLYIPLVERLKKEGYKVELIFFNDVPNKKLRYYQAQADIFVDMLTFGFFGANIREGLMLGKPTVCYLRPEWLESMRREIPEYVDELPVISATPATIYDILKDLIANPAKRAEIGRRSREFAVKWHSGEAAARRFDRIYSDLLGRGRSL is encoded by the coding sequence ATGAGACAAGACAAAAATAAAAAGGGACGGGTTCTCTTCGTCGGGCATTCTTATTACAACACCTGGTATCTTTCCCGCGGACTCAGGGAACTGGGATGGAAGGCTGATACGCTGAATATCGATACGGATGAAACCCAATTAATGTATTACCACGGCCAGGATTACCAATTCCGGGCCCGTAATATTTCGGATCTCCTTCGTCAGTTCGTTTTCTATCTGAAGGCAATCTTCAAATACGACATTTTTCACTTCAGCGGGGCGTGGAATATGGTGTTTGTGCCGGATCTCTACGATGTTATACGGTTTTTTTTTCCCGGATTATTGAAAGATAACACCTGGCGCTGGGATGTTCGACTTCTGAAACTGCTGGGCAAGAAAATAGTTTATTCCAACAATGGTTGTCTCGACGGTGTCCTGCAATCGTCCTTCCGAACATGGGGACCGGAACCGGTCTGTGATATCTGCCCCTGGCAGAATCGACCTGAAATTTGTAGCGATGAACGCAACCGGGCCTGGGGCCGGTTAAGAAACAGCCTGGCTGATTATCAAATACTATTAGGAGGGAATCGGAAGGATTTTAATGAGGCTTCCACCGTTCACGAAGCGCCTGAATTTTACTGTCTGGATTCGAGGCTGTGGCAGGCTGATATGCTTATCCCGTCGAACTACCGGCTGTCCATTCCTGATGATGTGGTGAAAATTTACCACGCCGTCGGAGAATTTGAATCGAGAACCCACGCGATTTCCAATCGCAATATTAAATCAACGCATCTCTATATTCCCCTTGTTGAACGACTGAAAAAGGAAGGATACAAGGTTGAATTGATTTTTTTCAATGATGTGCCCAATAAAAAATTGCGTTATTATCAAGCGCAGGCGGATATCTTTGTAGATATGCTCACATTTGGTTTTTTCGGAGCCAATATCCGCGAGGGGCTGATGCTGGGAAAACCCACCGTGTGTTACCTGCGGCCCGAATGGCTGGAAAGCATGCGCCGTGAGATTCCCGAATACGTCGATGAATTACCGGTCATCAGCGCCACGCCTGCGACCATTTACGATATCTTGAAGGATTTGATCGCCAACCCTGCAAAGCGCGCTGAAATCGGGAGAAGGAGTCGTGAGTTTGCCGTCAAATGGCATTCGGGCGAGGCTGCGGCGCGGCGCTTTGACCGGATTTATTCGGATTTGCTCGGCAGGGGTCGATCCCTGTAA
- a CDS encoding WbqC family protein — MGKIVAIHQPNFFPWLGYFNKIARADVFILLDNVQFPKTGGTWINRVQLAVHGEPTWVTVPIKRAYHGTRLICEIEINDGIPWRTKFLKTLQSNYGRAPFFSDVYPVIASLVEQASESLSEFNISAIKALMEKFGLETAKLVTGSSLAGEGNATQLLINMTKKAGGTAYLAGGGAAGYQEDGLFASEGVDLIYQNFRHPRYPQFNMSDFIPGLSILDALMNCGFSKTGLLIGRVADPERLQFKTEN; from the coding sequence ATGGGTAAGATTGTCGCCATCCACCAGCCCAATTTTTTTCCATGGCTGGGATATTTCAATAAGATCGCCCGCGCTGATGTTTTCATCCTCCTGGATAATGTGCAGTTCCCGAAAACCGGAGGGACCTGGATCAATCGAGTCCAGCTGGCTGTCCACGGGGAACCCACCTGGGTTACTGTCCCCATCAAGCGTGCGTATCATGGGACGCGTCTAATCTGCGAAATAGAAATTAATGACGGCATTCCCTGGCGGACGAAATTCCTGAAGACGCTTCAAAGCAACTACGGCCGGGCGCCCTTTTTTTCAGATGTGTATCCTGTTATCGCGAGCCTGGTGGAGCAGGCATCTGAATCGCTGTCGGAATTTAATATCTCGGCGATCAAGGCGCTTATGGAAAAATTCGGACTTGAGACCGCAAAGCTGGTTACCGGCTCCAGCCTGGCTGGAGAAGGAAACGCCACTCAACTGCTTATCAATATGACGAAAAAGGCGGGAGGGACAGCCTATCTGGCTGGCGGCGGCGCGGCAGGTTACCAGGAGGATGGGTTATTTGCCAGCGAGGGCGTTGATCTCATATATCAGAATTTCCGGCATCCCCGCTACCCTCAGTTCAACATGTCGGATTTTATTCCCGGCCTTTCCATCCTCGATGCCTTGATGAACTGCGGGTTTTCGAAGACCGGATTATTGATCGGCCGGGTGGCAGACCCGGAACGACTGCAGTTCAAGACAGAAAATTAA
- a CDS encoding GNAT family protein, which produces MKKNKKTPEIVLGPLKNSDSNVLWSWINNRDQVLFNAPYKPVHESQHQAWFESILKRDDVVIFGIRLIKTNELIGACQLHHIDPLSRSAELQVRLGAVGERNKGYGTEAVRQLLRFGFNDLNLHRVYLHVFSANAPAIRVYEKLGLSREGLLRQAVHLDGRYEDVILMGILRDEFKDG; this is translated from the coding sequence GTGAAAAAAAATAAAAAAACTCCCGAGATCGTTCTCGGCCCGCTGAAAAATTCAGACTCAAACGTGTTGTGGAGTTGGATTAATAACCGTGACCAGGTGTTGTTCAACGCGCCTTATAAACCGGTCCACGAAAGCCAGCATCAGGCTTGGTTTGAATCGATCCTGAAGCGGGATGATGTGGTCATCTTCGGGATCCGATTGATCAAAACCAATGAATTGATCGGCGCCTGCCAACTGCATCATATCGACCCGCTCAGCCGGTCGGCTGAGCTGCAGGTCCGCCTCGGGGCGGTTGGGGAACGTAACAAAGGATATGGCACAGAGGCGGTTCGCCAGTTGTTACGATTCGGATTCAACGACCTAAACCTGCATCGAGTTTACCTGCACGTCTTCAGCGCCAATGCTCCCGCCATCCGCGTGTATGAGAAATTGGGTTTAAGCCGCGAAGGGCTGCTTCGCCAGGCTGTCCATCTCGATGGCCGTTATGAAGATGTGATCCTGATGGGCATCCTGCGTGATGAATTTAAGGATGGGTAA
- a CDS encoding NAD(P)-dependent oxidoreductase has protein sequence MKIMVTGATGFIGRTFVKEIARYHQVVGVGRDATLPVDKTIEWINWDLSEITYKPLFPTNIDVVVALAQSREYRQFPEQAEKIFNVNVASTLNLLEYARKAGVRLFLLASTANVYRPSSEKISESWVVEPATFYARSKHMAELLVQSYSEYFMCVILRLFTVYGPGQQNMLLPSLIDRVRGNTPLQIQGKREFGLSPIYIDDVVQVAKTIIEDRNEGVGCETYNVGGDEATNIRELGNLIGDALNTLPKFEFGNEDNPGGWIANNSKLKSHLNLKPFTGLKDGIKKVILNEQD, from the coding sequence ATGAAAATCATGGTAACAGGGGCTACTGGCTTTATTGGCCGAACTTTCGTGAAAGAGATTGCCAGATACCACCAGGTTGTTGGGGTCGGTAGGGATGCGACCTTGCCTGTTGATAAAACCATTGAATGGATAAATTGGGATCTTTCGGAAATCACATATAAACCTCTGTTTCCAACGAACATTGATGTGGTTGTTGCACTTGCGCAATCCAGAGAGTATCGCCAATTTCCCGAACAGGCTGAAAAAATATTCAATGTAAATGTGGCATCAACCCTCAATTTACTTGAGTATGCACGCAAAGCAGGAGTTCGCTTATTTTTATTGGCGTCGACAGCCAACGTGTATAGGCCCAGTTCTGAAAAAATTTCAGAGAGTTGGGTTGTAGAACCGGCAACCTTTTACGCCCGCTCCAAGCATATGGCTGAATTATTGGTTCAATCCTACTCAGAATATTTTATGTGCGTGATTCTGCGCCTGTTTACAGTATATGGCCCGGGACAACAAAACATGCTTCTGCCATCCTTGATCGACCGTGTCAGGGGAAATACCCCTCTTCAAATTCAGGGAAAACGAGAATTTGGGCTCAGTCCCATCTATATAGATGATGTTGTACAAGTTGCCAAGACCATTATTGAGGATAGGAACGAAGGTGTAGGCTGTGAAACCTACAATGTCGGTGGAGATGAGGCGACCAATATCCGTGAGTTGGGTAATTTAATCGGTGATGCATTGAACACCCTGCCCAAATTTGAGTTTGGAAACGAAGATAACCCTGGCGGTTGGATTGCAAACAATTCCAAGCTGAAGTCGCACTTGAACTTGAAGCCCTTTACTGGTCTCAAAGATGGAATAAAGAAAGTGATATTGAATGAACAGGATTGA
- a CDS encoding class I SAM-dependent methyltransferase: MNNDLLATIMACPVCAHALNLRESDAIAQCSSCGAIYVKGSFIWNFVPQNIDWQSPMWKTWKELQDNGLAGYQADPEHNLSVVEREDIRQYSEFCRCRGLVLDIGCGPQLWPAYFERREDVRYVGIDPLIGDLSGEYLRFQGLGEFLPFQPKVFDHVLFATSLDHFVDPVAVLESAAKVCKKDGEIDVWLGEKKTNAPRPAISPEWYRRLHKPELADDLFHFKRLNISDFSEIVDQTSLRITETKVQTVDEYRANYFYRLRNG; the protein is encoded by the coding sequence GTGAACAATGATTTATTAGCGACCATTATGGCGTGCCCTGTTTGTGCCCATGCATTGAATCTTAGAGAATCGGACGCGATTGCACAATGTTCGTCCTGTGGTGCAATTTATGTCAAGGGCTCGTTCATCTGGAATTTTGTTCCACAGAACATCGATTGGCAGTCGCCGATGTGGAAGACATGGAAAGAGTTACAGGATAATGGACTGGCTGGTTATCAGGCTGATCCCGAACATAATCTTTCGGTAGTCGAACGGGAGGATATCAGGCAATACTCAGAGTTTTGTCGCTGCCGCGGATTAGTCCTGGATATCGGATGTGGTCCCCAGCTCTGGCCTGCATACTTTGAACGCCGGGAGGATGTCCGGTATGTAGGGATTGACCCTCTTATTGGCGACCTATCTGGTGAATATTTGAGATTTCAAGGACTTGGAGAATTTCTCCCATTTCAGCCGAAGGTATTTGATCACGTACTTTTCGCCACATCGCTGGATCATTTTGTTGATCCGGTGGCTGTTCTAGAAAGTGCGGCCAAAGTATGCAAAAAGGATGGGGAGATCGACGTGTGGCTTGGCGAGAAAAAAACTAACGCGCCAAGACCAGCCATATCGCCAGAATGGTATCGTCGGTTGCATAAACCTGAGCTTGCTGATGATCTGTTTCATTTTAAAAGATTGAACATATCGGATTTCAGTGAGATTGTCGACCAAACCAGTTTAAGAATTACTGAGACCAAGGTGCAAACTGTGGATGAATACCGCGCAAATTATTTCTATCGCCTGAGGAACGGCTAG
- the asnB gene encoding asparagine synthase (glutamine-hydrolyzing) has translation MVSRAGKWIFGQGNQALIIMCGICGIYFLDRRPVSTAIVEKMSEQLKLRGPDGEGVWVDGSVGLGHKRLAIVDLTPSGRQPMSNKSGDIVITYNGELYNHPSLRVELEAAGYQYHSRSDTETIIHAYEEWGIKCLDHFNGMFAFALWDKRSSTLFLARDRFGVKPLYYYSDGRKFIFSSEIKAILAVPEVERSVNYHALNEYFTFQNVLTDLTLFDGVKILPAGHYLTVNAFSGQVSRPQMYWDFNFSSPIKIDFDEAVEEVYRLFNQAVARQLMSDVPIASYLSGGMDSGSITAVARKHLGRIMTFTGGFDLSSATGMELGFDERTEAENLSNLLKTEHYEMVLHAGDMEHIMPELIWHLEDLRVGQCYPNYYIARLASKFSKVVLSGAGGDELFAGYPWRYYLGINSDNADEYFRNYYNFWQRLIPDEDKVLLFQDSTYRQIVDHSTFDVFCEVIKQADLSLQTSADRLNASLYFELKTFLHGLLVVEDKVSMSHSLESRVPFLDNDLVDFACSISPIYKLRDIDRVNKHLDENDVAKYHYSDSPTGNGKLVLRKAMARLVPDDVTQRVKQGFSAPDASWFRGESIDYVNRLLNNRHTRIYEYLNHAYVSNKIMEHSTGKSNNRLFIWSLLSFEWWLRKFFD, from the coding sequence ATGGTTTCACGAGCAGGAAAGTGGATTTTCGGTCAGGGCAATCAAGCGTTAATTATCATGTGCGGAATTTGTGGAATTTATTTTCTTGATCGTCGGCCGGTTTCCACGGCCATTGTGGAAAAAATGAGCGAGCAGCTCAAGCTTCGAGGACCGGATGGCGAGGGGGTATGGGTTGATGGCTCGGTCGGTTTAGGACATAAGCGACTGGCCATTGTCGATTTAACCCCCAGTGGCCGCCAACCAATGAGCAATAAATCAGGTGATATAGTAATTACCTATAATGGCGAGTTGTACAATCATCCCTCACTGCGGGTCGAATTGGAGGCTGCTGGGTATCAATATCATTCGCGTTCCGATACCGAAACGATCATTCATGCTTATGAAGAATGGGGCATCAAATGCCTTGATCATTTTAACGGGATGTTTGCCTTTGCATTATGGGATAAGCGGTCCAGCACGCTTTTTCTGGCGCGTGATCGTTTTGGTGTAAAACCACTTTATTATTATTCCGATGGAAGGAAGTTTATTTTCAGTTCAGAGATAAAGGCAATTCTTGCCGTTCCCGAGGTGGAACGTTCGGTTAATTATCATGCGCTAAATGAATATTTTACATTTCAGAATGTTCTGACAGATTTAACTCTGTTTGATGGAGTTAAGATTTTACCAGCCGGGCATTATCTAACGGTGAATGCGTTTTCTGGACAAGTATCGAGACCGCAGATGTATTGGGATTTCAACTTTTCCTCACCTATTAAGATAGATTTTGATGAAGCCGTAGAGGAAGTGTACCGATTGTTCAATCAGGCAGTTGCCCGCCAATTAATGAGCGATGTTCCAATTGCCAGCTATTTGAGTGGGGGAATGGATTCTGGATCGATAACAGCGGTTGCCCGAAAGCACCTGGGGCGAATCATGACATTTACCGGTGGATTTGATTTGTCATCGGCGACTGGTATGGAGCTCGGTTTCGATGAACGAACCGAAGCGGAAAATCTTTCGAACTTATTAAAAACGGAACATTATGAAATGGTGTTGCATGCAGGCGACATGGAGCATATCATGCCAGAATTAATATGGCACTTGGAGGATCTGCGTGTAGGCCAATGTTATCCAAATTATTACATCGCCCGTCTCGCAAGTAAATTTTCCAAGGTGGTACTTTCGGGCGCTGGCGGAGACGAGCTTTTTGCCGGTTACCCATGGCGTTATTACCTGGGAATCAATAGCGATAATGCAGATGAATATTTTCGCAACTATTATAATTTTTGGCAGCGGCTGATCCCTGATGAAGATAAAGTCCTTCTTTTTCAAGACAGTACATATCGTCAAATCGTGGATCACTCGACGTTCGATGTTTTTTGCGAGGTAATCAAGCAAGCTGACTTATCGTTGCAGACATCCGCGGATCGGTTGAATGCGTCGCTTTATTTTGAATTAAAAACATTTTTGCATGGTTTGTTGGTTGTGGAAGACAAAGTAAGCATGAGCCATTCGCTGGAATCGCGCGTGCCGTTTTTGGATAATGATTTGGTAGATTTTGCCTGTAGCATCAGTCCGATTTACAAACTTCGCGATATCGATCGCGTGAATAAACATCTGGATGAAAATGATGTGGCGAAATATCATTATTCAGATTCGCCCACGGGCAATGGCAAACTCGTATTGCGAAAGGCAATGGCCCGTCTTGTCCCTGACGATGTTACGCAGCGTGTAAAGCAAGGATTTAGCGCTCCTGATGCATCCTGGTTTCGCGGAGAGAGTATCGATTATGTCAATCGTTTACTTAATAATCGGCATACAAGAATCTATGAATATCTCAATCACGCATACGTATCCAACAAAATTATGGAGCATTCGACAGGCAAGAGTAATAACCGTTTGTTTATCTGGTCTCTCCTGAGTTTTGAGTGGTGGCTGAGAAAATTCTTTGATTAG
- a CDS encoding methyltransferase domain-containing protein: MKQQLLSILVDPVTKAPLVMDADSQSDSEIISGRLLAKNGTIYPVSDGIPRFAHIDDEGQRETSNAFEYLWKDRDTFSSEIAQKTYSTWLVENFGFSSEKDRATYFAEKTRILDLGCGRGYASSSWLRDTAWNGRAMWVGMDITQAVDVAKGNLEHLPNTHFVQGDALAIPFRDGSFDAIISQGVLHHTPSTRLAILSGSRVLSSGGEFHFYVYRKKGPIREFADDYIREQIAALSDEAAWDVMRSLTHLGKSLWEAKADILVEEDIPLLGIQAGSQNVQRLIYWNFAKLYWNEALTFEENTHVNFDWYRPRYAHRQTAEEVRQWCEEADLSVQWFHEQESGFSVRAIKR, from the coding sequence ATGAAACAACAACTCTTATCCATTTTGGTTGATCCGGTGACGAAAGCGCCCTTAGTAATGGATGCTGACAGTCAAAGCGATTCCGAGATTATTTCTGGAAGATTGCTGGCGAAAAACGGCACGATATATCCCGTGAGCGATGGTATTCCGCGCTTTGCCCATATTGATGATGAAGGCCAGAGAGAAACAAGCAATGCCTTCGAATACCTTTGGAAGGATCGTGATACCTTTAGTTCTGAGATTGCACAAAAAACCTATTCAACCTGGCTTGTGGAAAATTTCGGTTTTTCCTCTGAAAAGGATCGCGCCACCTATTTCGCCGAAAAAACTAGAATATTGGATCTGGGTTGTGGAAGAGGCTATGCATCCTCTTCCTGGTTGCGGGATACAGCGTGGAATGGCCGCGCCATGTGGGTTGGAATGGATATAACCCAGGCTGTTGATGTTGCGAAGGGGAATCTGGAACATTTGCCAAATACCCACTTTGTCCAGGGCGATGCATTGGCCATACCGTTTCGGGACGGTAGTTTCGATGCGATAATATCCCAAGGCGTGTTACATCACACTCCATCGACCCGCCTGGCCATTTTATCTGGCTCCCGTGTGCTCTCCAGTGGTGGAGAATTTCATTTTTATGTGTATCGAAAAAAGGGTCCGATTCGTGAGTTTGCCGATGATTATATTCGGGAGCAAATCGCTGCCTTGTCCGATGAGGCGGCATGGGATGTCATGCGCTCCCTAACTCATTTGGGAAAAAGCCTCTGGGAGGCAAAAGCGGATATCCTTGTTGAAGAGGATATCCCGCTACTTGGCATACAGGCGGGCTCGCAAAACGTGCAGCGATTGATCTATTGGAATTTTGCGAAATTATACTGGAACGAGGCGCTCACATTCGAGGAGAATACACACGTAAATTTTGATTGGTACCGCCCCCGATACGCTCACCGTCAAACCGCAGAGGAAGTGCGTCAATGGTGTGAAGAGGCGGATTTGTCTGTTCAATGGTTTCACGAGCAGGAAAGTGGATTTTCGGTCAGGGCAATCAAGCGTTAA
- a CDS encoding NAD-dependent epimerase/dehydratase family protein, whose amino-acid sequence MNRVLITGAGGFIGQHLSLALLKSRWTVRGMGRSTQPSLLNDVEWMTGNILDQSFVERALDGVEAVVHLACLPLGQSASDPLNASRMNTEGTLKVLEAVRKTGVQRFVFASTSQVYGGRASLPNREADLPHPDSAYAASKYSAEVWCEAYRRMFALPIVILRLFNVYGLSADGTPRPTVETIFLRQVKEEIQPVITGSPQSGRDFIHIDDVTRAIEMALSGADWEGPLNIGTGVMTTLMELVHLAAKMYGKPLEPTIMETDEPMYCLCADQTLAARLLSFQTKIKLENGLDDIAAAIM is encoded by the coding sequence ATGAATCGTGTGCTCATCACCGGGGCTGGCGGTTTCATCGGGCAGCACCTTTCGCTTGCCCTTTTGAAATCGAGATGGACGGTGCGAGGCATGGGCCGGTCTACTCAACCCTCCCTGCTGAACGATGTTGAATGGATGACAGGCAATATCCTCGACCAATCTTTCGTAGAAAGGGCGCTGGATGGCGTGGAGGCCGTTGTTCACCTCGCCTGTCTGCCTCTTGGGCAAAGTGCAAGCGACCCTCTGAACGCCTCGCGCATGAATACCGAGGGAACGCTGAAGGTGCTGGAGGCCGTGCGAAAAACGGGTGTGCAGCGATTTGTTTTTGCATCCACCAGCCAGGTCTACGGCGGTCGCGCTTCCCTGCCGAACAGGGAAGCGGATCTTCCGCATCCCGATTCTGCCTATGCCGCCAGCAAGTACTCGGCGGAGGTCTGGTGCGAAGCCTACCGACGGATGTTTGCCCTTCCGATCGTGATTCTGAGGCTGTTCAATGTGTATGGTTTGAGCGCCGACGGCACGCCGCGACCCACTGTGGAGACGATTTTTCTCCGGCAGGTAAAGGAGGAGATTCAACCGGTCATTACTGGGAGTCCGCAAAGCGGACGCGATTTCATCCACATTGACGATGTGACGAGGGCGATTGAGATGGCGTTGTCAGGCGCGGATTGGGAGGGTCCGCTGAATATCGGCACCGGTGTCATGACCACCCTAATGGAGTTGGTGCATCTGGCGGCGAAAATGTATGGGAAGCCATTGGAACCTACAATCATGGAGACAGATGAACCCATGTATTGCCTTTGCGCGGATCAGACACTGGCCGCCCGGTTGTTGAGTTTTCAAACAAAAATCAAACTCGAAAATGGTCTTGATGATATTGCGGCTGCAATTATGTGA
- a CDS encoding NAD-dependent epimerase/dehydratase family protein, translating into MDITSKKIAVIGGAGLVGSHIVDQLTREPVSEIIVYDNFVRGTDENLAQAVRDSKVRVVKASMTDPESLRRELAGVDGVFLLASLWLGECVNDPRSAWEVNVLGSWNVIEACRELGIQRVVYSSSASVYGNALFTPMTEEHPFNNRTTYGATKIAVEQMFRSIYEQHKLPYVGYRYMNVYGPRMDYEGTYVSVIMKALDRIFAGQPPIIYGDGSQMYDFIYVEDVAEANILGMKADCADEFFNIGKGVGTTINELVDMLLELTGSTLKPEYRPQEQSFVTQRIGTTEKAERLLGFKARTPLLDGLRRVVEWRKSRM; encoded by the coding sequence ATGGATATAACCTCCAAGAAAATTGCCGTGATCGGCGGAGCGGGGCTAGTCGGTTCCCATATTGTGGATCAACTTACCCGTGAGCCGGTATCGGAGATCATCGTCTACGATAACTTCGTGCGCGGTACAGATGAGAACCTCGCCCAAGCCGTGCGCGACTCGAAGGTGCGGGTGGTCAAGGCATCCATGACAGACCCAGAATCCTTGAGGCGCGAACTGGCAGGTGTGGACGGCGTTTTCCTGCTGGCTTCGCTCTGGCTGGGTGAATGCGTCAACGATCCGCGCAGCGCCTGGGAGGTGAATGTGCTGGGCAGTTGGAATGTGATCGAAGCCTGCCGGGAACTCGGGATCCAGCGGGTGGTGTATTCCTCCTCCGCCTCGGTGTATGGCAACGCCCTTTTCACGCCCATGACTGAGGAACACCCGTTCAACAATCGCACAACGTATGGCGCGACCAAGATCGCCGTCGAGCAGATGTTTCGCTCCATCTATGAACAGCACAAACTTCCCTATGTCGGGTACCGCTACATGAACGTGTACGGGCCGCGCATGGATTACGAAGGCACCTACGTGAGCGTCATCATGAAGGCGCTGGATCGGATCTTTGCGGGCCAGCCTCCCATCATCTACGGCGATGGATCGCAAATGTACGATTTTATCTATGTGGAGGATGTGGCGGAGGCGAACATCCTGGGGATGAAAGCCGATTGCGCCGATGAGTTTTTCAACATCGGCAAGGGGGTGGGAACCACGATCAACGAACTGGTGGACATGCTGTTGGAATTGACCGGCTCGACCCTGAAACCCGAATACCGGCCGCAGGAACAGAGTTTTGTTACCCAGCGAATCGGCACCACCGAAAAAGCCGAGAGGCTGCTCGGCTTCAAAGCCAGAACGCCCCTTCTCGACGGTTTGCGCCGCGTGGTGGAGTGGCGCAAGTCGCGGATGTGA